Part of the Melopsittacus undulatus isolate bMelUnd1 chromosome Z, bMelUnd1.mat.Z, whole genome shotgun sequence genome is shown below.
agcactgtgcacagttctggtgtcttcagcataagaaggacatggagctgttggaaagTCCAGAGGGGGCCACAAGAATaaggggactggaacacctcctgtatgaagacaggttgagaaagttgggattgttcagaagagaaggctgtgtggagacctcagagcagccttcaagtatctgaagggggcctacaaggatgctggaaagggattcttcattagggactgtagtgataggacaagggggaatgggtttaaacttaaacaggggaagttcaggttatatATAAGGTTccttactgtgaaggtggtgaggccctggcacaggttgcccagagaagctgtggctgccccatccctggcagtgctcaaggccagcttgtatggggcttggagaaatctggtctagtggaaggtgtccctgcctgtggcaggtaAATGGTTcatttctggcagtgttcaaggacaggttggacagtgccttgagtgacatgatctagtgtgtGGTATCCCTGCCTATGACAGGGGTTaagactagatgatcttaaggtcccttctaacctaaACCACTCTGTGACTCTGTGGTACCACTGAGCTTTCCACACCCAAGCCACCCAATCGGCAGCAAAATAGCACAGAAGCAGGGAAGAACTCAACTGAGGAGTTATGAGGATCTGTGAGGAACTGATCTACAGCTGTAAGTCTCCTGTTCTCATTTATAAGGATGGCTTTAGCTTGACCAAATCAAAACCCAAGCACACAGCTGCACATGGAATGTGTTCAACAAACacaactttttatttctgtataaaacAAGACACTTTTCAGAAAGGAACATTTCATCAAACAGCAGTTTGCCTGTTAATATACTTAAATACACCAAGTTACAATTTAGTgggaaatacattaaaaaaagctttcaagtaGACAAAATAAATGTGGTAAAATTGCACTATCCTTTGCACATGTCTTCCTCAGAGAGAATTTCTCCAATGGAATGAACTTCCACCCATCATCTGCCAACAAATCTCTCTACTGGACACAAGCTGCAGGAGCAAGTGAGGGTGGGCAGGGACAGAGGGTTAATATCCAGTGTCAGAGATTAAGAGCAATCTGAATCATGACAGACCGGTCCTCATTCCCTCAACTATCAGGATGTGTATAGGGTAAGAGTAACCCAGCCAGCACCCAAAGAGAGCTGCAAGAGGTAGGAAATGCCTCCCTACTTCCGACCATCAGTTCCCTGGAAGGTTAATGATGCCCAACTTCATTTCCCACAGCACTGTGGAACTCCTGTGACCCTGAGAGGTGTTTTATGAACAGTCTCAGGAATGGGGACATTAGCCCCACAGTCCCAGTGCTACTGGGCAGTAAAGAAACAACAGACACAGCTTATGGAACAAAGCTGCTGGATACAGATGACCTCTTGAGTAGAAGGAATAATGTCTAGACATATGGGAGAACAGCACAAATCAGCACAGGCTGATTCCTGCCATGACACAGGCAACAGAGAATTCATAgcatcatttaaataaaataccagTGAATTTGAAATACATCTGCCGTGTGCAAGAAGCCAGAAAGCTGATTGTGTTGCAAACTGGAATCCAATCTTCCTTCCACTTTTTGTCCTTTTACTTTTTGTCCTATTTCtactttttgtcctttttgttcAGAGACATGATCCATCACTAAATTCTTTTACCAGATTTTGCAAACTGAGGAGTAAAATTTACCCACTCTccaagagagaaggaaaaggcatcTGAACAAAAGATACTACCTGATCTTGCCCTATGTGCTGTCATGTTGAAAACACGAAAAAAGGCACTGTGTGCAGCCGGGGCTGTGTCCCATGTCCCATTCCCGAGCCACACAGTGGCAGAGCTCCCAGGCTTCACTTCAGCAAGTGCAAAGGGCAATTCAAGTTTTCCTACCACTCACCAAGactaaaatgaaattttgtaagaacagaaacatTTGAAACTCTTTAAACAATTTAAATCAGAACAGTTTCTCTCAGAGCATGAcacattttatgtttaaaaaaccAAGGGAGGTGGGTTATTAAATAAGAATCTACATATCTTAAAAACAGAGGTTCTTTACGTTACAGCCAGCAGTGTTGACTGTCCTAAACTATCCCCCAAGGAAGAATGTTCATAAGTTATTTCTTTGAAGTGCCTCGCAGAGGTTTTGATTGGCATCTGGTTCCTCAGTCATCACTTCCACAGCCTCCCACTCCCCTGACCTGCTGGACTTCTTGATGGCCTCTACTACACTTTGCATGTACAGACCATCTTCAAAGGAGGCTGCCATGGAGACAGGTTTGTGATCCCATGTCCGATGGTCTTCCTGGTCTTCGAAAGACTGCCGCAGTGCTTGCACCATGTATACCATTCCTTTTAGGTAAAGCAGCGGGATGTCTTTAAACCCCTGATCCAGAAGGCCCTTGTTGACAGTCAGAGAGTCTGTAAACAGTAGTTCTTCCTGTAGAGCAGTGTTTTTCTGCCCATACAAGTCCGTTCCACGAGCTACGAGGCGACCAGCAGACCCCACAACCATGATTTCATGGATGAATGATCCAGGCATATTGAAGTTGAGAGTCACAGTGCAACAGATGCCATCGCTCATCAGCatctggaagaagcagaagtcaTCACTAGTAATGTGGCGGATACCACTTATGGCTGTGTTCTGCTTCACAAATGTCTTGAGCAAACCATGGACCTTCTCCGCTCTCTTGCTGATGAGGTTAGTCAAAAGGTCAATAATATAGGTTCCCATCGTATGCAGGCCACCTCCTCCCATCAGCTCATCGCAGATCCAGTTGTACTTGTGGCTGAGCAGGCTTCCCCCATACACTCGTACATCGCATATCATCACGGTGCCCACATAGTGTTCCTCTATCAACTGCTTCATCTTCACAAAGGTGGGCAAGAAACGGAGAACATTGCCAACAATGCTCATGAGCTTAGGGTAGTACCTGGCAGCTGTGACCATTCTGAAGGCATCCACAGAGGTAGCAGCTTTCTCACAGATCACATTCTTCCCTATTCCTGCAgcacaaatgaggaaaaaaagtaaaaataaaaatatagcaCACATTGAGAGGAATATGCTGAGATGCTCCAAAGGCTGCCAAAAAGTGGTGCTGGAGTCAAGCTTTCCTCCTGCAATTTCAGAGGTAAGGGTCTGGGAACTGAAATAAGAATGCCAAGTGCAGCAAGAGTCAAAGCTGCTTCCAGGATGCTCCAGTTGTAGAGCTGACAAACTCCCACACAGAGACTCCAATTAAAGATAGGGCTTTTACATCCTGAAAGACAAACAGCATCATATGGCATCCATCAACACACGATTTGCGTGTGACAGCCAGAAAATTATCTGAATGCCTGTACAgccagaggaaataaaacatgtCCCCTGCAGAGAAGAGGCGAGTGAAAGGGAGATTTGATTTTCACTTTGTATTTCACAATCAATCTGAATTTAGTATTGCAAATAGATGAATAGAAATGGGGCATAGAACATACTTAGTGGCCTGTGTACAGAGTACCAGAATTAGAAAGAATGCTTTGGAAGGTGGATTGTTTAAAAAGCATTGCTAAATGGGAAGC
Proteins encoded:
- the GFOD2 gene encoding glucose-fructose oxidoreductase domain-containing protein 2 isoform X1, whose translation is MNDCSMKMLPGVGVFGTGSTARVLVPLLRAEGFSIEALWGKTEDEAKQLAEEMSISFYTSRTDDVLLHQDVDLVCINIPPPLTRQIAVKALGIGKNVICEKAATSVDAFRMVTAARYYPKLMSIVGNVLRFLPTFVKMKQLIEEHYVGTVMICDVRVYGGSLLSHKYNWICDELMGGGGLHTMGTYIIDLLTNLISKRAEKVHGLLKTFVKQNTAISGIRHITSDDFCFFQMLMSDGICCTVTLNFNMPGSFIHEIMVVGSAGRLVARGTDLYGQKNTALQEELLFTDSLTVNKGLLDQGFKDIPLLYLKGMVYMVQALRQSFEDQEDHRTWDHKPVSMAASFEDGLYMQSVVEAIKKSSRSGEWEAVEVMTEEPDANQNLCEALQRNNL
- the GFOD2 gene encoding glucose-fructose oxidoreductase domain-containing protein 2 isoform X2; its protein translation is MVTAARYYPKLMSIVGNVLRFLPTFVKMKQLIEEHYVGTVMICDVRVYGGSLLSHKYNWICDELMGGGGLHTMGTYIIDLLTNLISKRAEKVHGLLKTFVKQNTAISGIRHITSDDFCFFQMLMSDGICCTVTLNFNMPGSFIHEIMVVGSAGRLVARGTDLYGQKNTALQEELLFTDSLTVNKGLLDQGFKDIPLLYLKGMVYMVQALRQSFEDQEDHRTWDHKPVSMAASFEDGLYMQSVVEAIKKSSRSGEWEAVEVMTEEPDANQNLCEALQRNNL